Proteins encoded in a region of the Nicotiana tomentosiformis chromosome 9, ASM39032v3, whole genome shotgun sequence genome:
- the LOC138899153 gene encoding uncharacterized protein translates to MDWLSPYHTLFDCHAKTVILAMPGLPQIEWKRTLGHSTNKVISYVKDRRMVEKRCLAYLAYIRDTNADITSMDSVPVVREFPDVFSVDFPWMPPDRDIDFCIDLASGTHPISIPPYRMALSELKELKEQL, encoded by the coding sequence atggattggctgtcaccttatcatactCTATttgactgtcacgccaagacggtgatcttagccatgccagggttacctcAAATAGAGTGGAAAAGGACTCTTGGTCATTCCACCAAcaaggttatctcttacgtgaaagatcggcgtatggtcgagaagaggtgcctagcttatttggcttatattcgcgatacCAATGCGGATAttacttctatggattcagtcccagttgtccgtgagtttccagatgtattttctGTGGATTTTCCgtggatgccacccgacagagatattgacttttgtattgatttggcttcgggcacccatcctatttctattccaccataccgtatggccttgTCAgaactaaaggaattgaaggagcagttataa